One region of Kazachstania africana CBS 2517 chromosome 3, complete genome genomic DNA includes:
- the LMO1 gene encoding Lmo1p (similar to Saccharomyces cerevisiae YLL007C; ancestral locus Anc_5.209), with protein MDSISSLSIYSNYDDPEFNEVAKILQNKIRLPFDSDYLTPQESAHCSNVLFKKEISIDLNEFQTLLRGFAVYCDKDVLCGRVAGDSRFWESCKRLVTELGFEAIVPIFAPIFRHFCLHVNKFKEPLISFYEYLNKNDIFMKRMIHFFQVVSFDDPSLRKGFQCTASMCDGLNSLVDTDEARLAKLKISLWITLLLNDFPRVISQIFLQSGDEIIKAIMIERLLPSVVQCYKYMLSTSIKEFPQILRMLKEENDGLVTNNDDLRQKFFESNQEYNVFQDLNLLEATDVLFFLRDPDLSFKKTFMEHLLFGDSAFPLYHTIFEITKNLQQFYRQNEDKLAEKPFLAIFIMGKSSLIYILMKIQLRFWIDSGSKSLNDMESLSRLIPSTLEQLDNILSEKMAGQPLDVLFEFSVDFLESIDYKVARQYQLDKVKNLHNQKWSSQISEFNTFLNGQVHDYVRHQRLLQLQKGTWTYSENPLDPMIKAPKVYFIIVSDNHANLLVREFDMKREEYPIVEGNKIFAPQTSNSGSKDLTPTIVIPLKTIAFFEHKDISVMDRSSASFKMINLSHRNIYTEVKLLDKYKKPILTLYLDTKEAKFLWLDGLQLISPISDKKT; from the coding sequence ATGGACTCGAtctcatcattatcaatatattcGAATTATGATGATCCTGAGTTCAACGAGGTGGCCaagattcttcaaaataagATAAGATTACCGTTTGATTCAGATTATTTGACCCCACAGGAATCGGCCCACTGTTCTAATGTGCTTTTCAAGAAGGAAATCAGTATTGATCTCAATGAGTTTCAGACTCTACTAAGAGGGTTTGCGGTATATTGTGATAAAGATGTTTTATGCGGTAGAGTGGCAGGAGATTCACGATTTTGGGAGAGTTGTAAGAGATTAGTGACTGAACTAGGCTTTGAAGCTATTGTTCCGATATTTGCACCCATCTTCAGACATTTTTGTTTGCACGTTAATAAATTCAAGGAACCActtatttctttctatgaatatttgaataaaaacGATATTTTTATGAAAAGAATGATACATTTCTTTCAAGTGGTATCATTTGACGACCCTTCGTTGAGAAAGGGATTTCAATGCACTGCAAGTATGTGTGATGGTTTAAATTCACTGGTGGATACAGATGAAGCAAGGCTCGCTAAACTGAAAATATCGCTTTGGATCACACTGTTACTCAATGACTTCCCCAGGGTTATCTCACAGATATTTTTACAATCTGGTGATGAGATAATCAAGGCTATTATGATTGAAAGGCTTCTGCCAAGTGTTGTGCAATGTTACAAATATATGTTATCTACTAGCATTAAGGAGTTCCCACAGATTTTACGTATGCTCAAAGAGGAAAACGATGGCTTAGTTACCAATAATGATGATCTCAGGCAAAAATTCTTCGAAAGCAACCAAGAATATAACGTTTTTCAAGATCTAAATTTACTTGAAGCCACTGATGTATTATTCTTTCTTAGGGATCCTGATCTATCCTTTAAGAAAACATTCATGGAGCATTTACTTTTTGGTGATTCAGCATTCCCTTTATACCACAcgatatttgaaataactAAAAATTTACAACAATTTTATCGACAAAATGAAGACAAACTTGCGGAAAAGCCCTTTTTGGCAATATTCATTATGGGcaaatcatcattaatTTATATTCTGATGAAAATTCAACTGAGGTTTTGGATCGATTCTGGTTCGAAATCTTTAAATGATATGGAATCTCTCTCTAGGCTGATACCTTCAACTTTAGAACAACTAGATAACATACTATCGGAAAAAATGGCTGGACAACCTTTGGATGTTCTGTTTGAGTTCTCTGTGGACTTTTTAGAATCAATTGATTACAAGGTTGCCAGACAATACCAGTTGGATAAAGTGAAGAATCTTCACAATCAAAAATGGTCGAGCCAAATTTCTGAGTTTAATACATTCTTGAATGGTCAAGTTCATGACTATGTAAGACACCAGAGGTTATTGCAATTACAAAAAGGAACATGGACATACTCTGAAAACCCTTTAGATCCAATGATAAAGGCTCCAAAAGTGTACTTCATAATTGTTTCCGATAATCATGCAAATTTACTTGTGCGAGAGTTTGATATGAAACGAGAAGAATATCCCATAGTCGAaggaaataaaatatttgccCCCCAAACGAGTAATAGTGGCTCAAAGGATTTGACACCAACGATCGTTATACCTTTGAAGACCATTGCCTTTTTCGAACATAAAGATATATCTGTCATGGATAGATCATCGGcatcattcaaaatgatTAATCTATCTCACAGAAATATATACACAGAAGTGAAGCTACTGGATAAGTATAAGAAGCCAATATTGACACTGTACCTTGACACAAAGGAAGCCAAATTTTTATGGCTCGATGGACTACAGTTGATATCTCCTATCAGTGATAAGAAAACATAA
- the MMM1 gene encoding ERMES complex subunit MMM1 (similar to Saccharomyces cerevisiae MMM1 (YLL006W); ancestral locus Anc_5.210) — protein sequence MLNDSEIQKLSSILNGGDRAQFTLEDYMRTIVDSYLKSDSNISTVAENLSSNSELWSRYYNSMNHIKYGSPWSFTKGFILGQFSVILIMVFVIKYFFFTEYPSENETSHPLSASSMNLKTRIETSTATGSQFLSTILKRDTSGNSETGLPSEDKEFERSRQINNILEKTYYDVETHEPESLDWFNVLIAQAIQQFREEAWTKNNILNSLNDFIGKNSFNAPNYIDTINITELDIGEKFPIFSNCKIKYEKKKLEAIIDIELNDRIALGVDTRLLINFPKPATAVLPISLTVAVVKFCSRLTVSLTKANEFVHTNNSNGTSENDEETEEDDNGYFLIFSFSPEYELKFDTKSLIGAKSKIENIPKIATLIEHQINKWFLERCVEPRFQFIKLPSIWPRSRNTREEKPSTSDEEPSLPHI from the coding sequence ATGCTAAATGATTCAGAAATACAGAAATTGTCCTCAATTCTGAATGGTGGAGATCGGGCGCAATTTACACTAGAGGACTATATGAGAACGATAGTGGACAGCTATCTTAAATCTGACAGCAATATTTCTACTGTTGCTGAAAATTTGAGCAGCAATAGTGAACTATGGAGCCGATACTACAATTCTATGAATCACATTAAGTATGGATCACCGTGGTCTTTTACAAAAGGGTTTATACTAGGCCAGTTCAGTGTTATACTTATTATGGTATTTGtcataaaatatttcttcttcactgAATACCCCTCCGAGAATGAGACGTCACATCCATTGTCTGCAAGCTCCATGAATCTTAAGACAAGAATAGAAACCTCAACGGCCACTGGCTCTCAATTTCTGTCGACTATTCTAAAGAGAGATACATCAGGAAACTCAGAAACAGGGCTGCCATCAGAGGACAAAGAATTTGAGCGCTCACGCCAGATAAACAATATACTCGAAAAAACATACTATGATGTCGAAACACATGAGCCGGAATCATTGGACTGGTTCAATGTGTTAATTGCACAGGCAATCCAGCAGTTTCGGGAGGAGGCCTGGACAAAAAATAACATTCTGAACTCTctcaatgattttattgGCAAGAATTCGTTTAATGCACCAAATTACATTGatacaataaatattaCAGAATTAGATATAGGTGAAAAATTCccaattttttccaattgcaaaattaaatatgaaaaaaagaagctaGAAGCCATAATAGATATCGAATTGAATGATAGAATTGCTCTCGGTGTCGACACGAGGCTCCTAATAAATTTTCCCAAGCCCGCAACTGCTGTTTTACCTATAAGTCTTACAGTTGCCGTAGTGAAATTTTGTAGTCGCTTGACAGTATCATTGACAAAGGCCAACGAATTTGTGCATACTAACAATTCCAACGGGACAAGTGagaatgatgaagaaacagAAGAAGACGACAATGGTTactttttaatattttcattttctccCGAATATGAGCTTAAATTTGATACTAAATCGTTGATCGGAGCAAAATCAAAGATAGAGAATATCCCCAAAATAGCAACTTTGATAGAGCATCAAATTAACAAGTGGTTCCTCGAAAGGTGTGTGGAACcaagatttcaatttatcaaacTACCTAGTATTTGGCCCAGGAGCAGAAAtacaagagaagaaaaaccTTCTACTTCAGATGAAGAACCCAGTTTACCACATATATAA
- the SPO75 gene encoding Spo75p (similar to Saccharomyces cerevisiae SPO75 (YLL005C); ancestral locus Anc_5.211), protein MSSEFLHSLNSYFNSIIEINNGTSLLIFKVKENSNSTSTAGNVTNTIIRKILASARNGSAHRHAGISWQRFLYGLLVSLVYFVFQLILFSVLRIKLKSLYQANRILSPKRFRGCWLSHIWDQNIDQYKDKLGLDAYLFMRFLRFLIFFFFTISMLNLPILLPIHFFSQTKSQSLDKFNMSNISSKNLIIHLVLCVFVICWFHLMLVSELRFIADLSNDITKAARYQNVLFLEKVDRHKTVLAEKFKLIGEANDVTFIPREYKRFYSQWSKMRQLEEKLEKIVFEIISQKFYDYGFTMPLHILSTNHVFEIWKAYKNMIGFYINKYIFFLKTITNRVTFSFIVKWVRVYGINIPFIKISSSSYLKNRYLSLEKTVNKYQIIVKRLNERKNILTLQSKKDYQSPKYFYNKAFISFDSSITAHIYGQFYLGKNNGRLKSSLVGPNPRDIMWSNLTVTAPMLLILRSIMAGTISIFIIVGWVIPVAIIGAISQIPYLVTKFLVPSILESNSEILSDMIASVFPVITLVFLTECAPYFFRLLSYLRGCRTGAEIEKDTQNWFFVFLFVQLFLVVTVSSGISFVIERIVNNPTYIPTLLAHELPKSSNFFCSFILIRGFAYSGGNLIRVKELLLELFYYKPFIYTPHKRFKRLSNSLTFQWGSIYPLFSVFGCIGIVYSLISPLILPLCCISFILVYFSFKYLFEYQFNKENKSETFGKLYPQSLLQLYAGVYFMEFCLLGLFALSNRYELSSCMIIISGFTIIAHFKISRIYMRRIKYVPLCPDLPKTNYSGKHVEKTNQLSEFVFPKADFNKNYKRIWLPYDNKGIADAERRYLERNFGLICDLDVYSIDTTGSVYLQE, encoded by the coding sequence ATGTCATCTGAATTTCTTCATAGTTTGAATAGCTATTTTAATTCCATAATAGAGATCAATAATGGAACATCGTTACtaattttcaaagtaaaAGAAAACTCTAACTCCACCAGTACGGCTGGAAATGTCACTAATACCATCATCAGAAAAATACTAGCAAGTGCAAGAAATGGCTCCGCACATAGACATGCCGGTATATCATGGCAAAGGTTTCTTTATGGGCTACTAGTTTCTTTAGTTTATTTCGTATTCCAATTGATTCTCTTCTCAGTTTTAAGAATAAAACTAAAATCTTTATATCAAGCTAACAGAATTCTAAGTCCGAAACGATTTCGTGGTTGCTGGCTATCTCATATTTGGGATCAAAACATAGACCaatataaagataaattggGTTTAGATGCATATCTTTTTATGAGGTTTTTGAGATTTctaatctttttctttttcacaATATCAATGCTCAATCTTCCCATTCTACTACCAATACATTTTTTCTCCCAAACCAAGTCACAGTCACTGGATAAGTTCAATATGTCAAATATTAGctctaaaaatttaataatacaTTTAGTTTTGTGCGTATTTGTTATATGTTGGTTTCATCTCATGTTAGTGTCAGAGCTTCGATTTATAGCTGACTTATCTAATGACATCACTAAAGCAGCCAGATACCAAAATGTCCTATTCCTTGAGAAGGTGGACAGACATAAAACTGTTTTggctgaaaaattcaaactaATTGGAGAAGCCAATGATGTGACATTCATTCCAAGGGAATACAAAAGGTTTTACAGTCAGTGGAGTAAAATGAGacaattagaagaaaaactagaaaaaattgtatttgaaatcatttcaCAAAAATTCTATGACTATGGGTTCACTATGCCACTGCATATACTGTCCACAAATCATGTGtttgaaatttggaagGCCTACAAAAATATGATAGGGTTTTATATTAACAAGTACATATTCTTCCTCAAAACTATTACAAACCGCGTCACCTTTAGCTTCATTGTGAAGTGGGTTAGAGTATATGGCATAAATATTCCGTTCATTAAAATAAGTAGTAGCAGTTACTTAAAAAACAGATACTTATCATTAGAAAAAACCGTGaacaaatatcaaattatcGTAAAAAGGCTCAatgaaaggaaaaatattttgacaCTGCAATCCAAAAAGGACTATCAATCTCCTAAATATTTCTACAATAAGGCTTTTATTAGCTTTGATTCTAGTATTACAGCACATATTTATGGGCAGTTTTATTTGGGAAAAAACAATGGACGtttaaaatcatctttAGTGGGACCAAATCCTCGTGATATCATGTGGTCTAATTTAACTGTCACAGCACCCATGCTATTGATCCTTAGGTCAATTATGGCTGGAACAATAagcattttcattatcgtTGGTTGGGTTATACCTGTTGCTATAATTGGTGCCATATCACAGATACCATATTTGGTGACCAAATTCCTTGTACCTAGCATTTTAGAATCAAATTCTGAGATATTAAGTGATATGATAGCTAGTGTCTTCCCAGTTATTACATTAGTATTTTTAACTGAATGTGCTCCTTACTTCTTTCGATTGCTTAGTTACTTGAGAGGCTGCAGAACTGGGGCAGAGATTGAGAAGGATACACAAAATTGgttctttgttttcttgTTTGTACAGCTATTTTTAGTTGTTACTGTTTCTTCAGGTATTTCATttgtcattgaaagaatagTTAATAATCCCACATATATTCCTACATTGCTGGCACATGAGCTGCCGAAAAGCTCGAACTTTTTTTGCTCATTTATTCTTATAAGAGGTTTTGCATATTCGGGAGGTAACCTCATAAGAGTCAAAGAATTGCTGTTAGAGCTGTTCTATTACAAGCCATTCATATACACTCCACATAAGCGTTTTAAACGACTTTCCAACTCACTAACATTTCAATGGGGGTCAATCTAtcctttattttcagtttttgGGTGTATTGGCATCGTGTATAGCTTGATATCCCCTTTGATATTACCACTCTGTTGTATTTCATTTATACTGGtttacttttctttcaaatatctatttgaatatcagttcaacaaagaaaataaatcgGAAACCTTTGGGAAGCTTTATCCACAATCATTGCTACAGTTATATGCCGGAGTCTATTTTATGGAATTTTGCCTTTTGGGGCTCTTTGCACTTTCAAATCGGTATGAACTCTCATCATGTATGATCATTATTTCAGGCTTCACTATAATAGCACATTTTAAAATATCCAGAATATATATGAGGAGGATAAAATATGTTCCATTATGCCCAGATCTACCAAAAACAAATTATTCTGGTAAGCATGTTGAAAAGACGAATCAGCTTTCGGAGTTTGTGTTTCCTAAGGctgatttcaataaaaattataagaGGATCTGGTTACCTTATGACAATAAAGGTATAGCTGATGCAGAACGTAGATATTTAGAAAGGAACTTTGGTCTTATTTGCGACCTCGATGTTTACTCCATTGATACGACAGGGAGTGTTTATTTAcaagaatga